DNA sequence from the Kwoniella dendrophila CBS 6074 chromosome 11, complete sequence genome:
ACCAGGCAGGCTACTACTTAACTAGTACTGGCGGCGATCACCGAACAATCAATAACGTTGACGGTTTTTTCCATCAAGCTGCTACAGTGATTGATGCTCGGAACACTAAATTTCGTGAACCTCTGAACTTTTGATCAAACTTTCATATAGTCATACCTTTGCTCATATCGTTCAGCAGTGTCACATTGTTTATCTCAATCGGTCCTGCGTATAAGAAGTAACACAACATGCGGTCGATATTACGAACAATCCAAAAACCGTTTTCAAGGGGATTGGCGACAGTATCTGAAGTATCTGAACCAATAGCATCaagttcttcatcatcttcatcaacaccgAACATCATAAGCAATGCTGTTGGAAAATGGACCCCCCATACAATGAGAACAGGATTAATAGCAAGAAAAAGAGGTATGACAGCATTATGGGATCaagatggtagaagatgGCCTGTAACTGTATTACAAGTTGATTCAAATCAAGTTGTACGAGtttcaccacctccatcaacttcacctttattacatACATTACAAATTGGTTCATCAAATAGATCAGAAAAAACCACACCTTCACAACAATTAGGTCATTTCAAAAAAGCTGGAGTTGAACCAAAAtataaattaaaagaatttcaaGTTACACAAGATGCTCTATTACAAGTTGGTACAGAATTAAATGCTGCTCATTTTGTTCCGGGTCAATATGTTGATGTCCAAGGTATAACGTGAGTTCAAATTTTGCATCAAACGGCTAATAGCATAAAGAGTAGTGGCTTATTTATATTGTTTTGTTTGTATAATAGCATCGGTAAAGGTTTCCAAGGTGTAATGAAAAGATATGGATTTAGAGGTTTAAAAGCATCTCATGGTGTTTCAGTTAAACATAGATCTGGTGGTTCTATTGGTCAAAATCAGGTCAGTAATTTGTAATTCGTAGTAATCGGAATAGCGGAAagtaaagaaaaaaaagtGAGAGATAAATCGAATGAAATGCTAAACTTTGTATTTTCGTTGACTAATAGGACCCAGGAAGAGTTATTCCAAATAAAAAAATGCCAGGACATATGGGAAATGTAACAAGAACAACACAAAATTTATTAGTacataaaattgataatttattaaatttaattTATGTCCGAGGTTCTGTTCCAGGTACAGATGattcatttttatcaataattgatAGTAAAAAATCagttttatcaaaatcaaagttatcattaaaaaaaggtaaacctgaaaatgaatggTTATCAAATAATGTAACAAGTCTTCCTACACCAGCAGGTACAAAAGATAgaattcaaaaagaaaattggCCAAGTGTAGTTGAATGGAAAGGTGAAGGTTGGTCAGAAAAGTAAATCGATTTGAACAATGGTAGATTGTTTCAGTAATTTACTTGATCTGATTGTTCTAGACGAAAAATGATATTCAATAGATTCGTACGCAATGCAGAATAGTGCATTCGAatttcatgatgatgaaagtggaCATGCATGTATTCTTACATGAAAAAATTGCGATTTTTGAGAGTACTATTTACTGCCTCTGCTGCTCACGCAAGGTTACGGAACAATCCCTGTTTATCTGCAGCCAACCGAACAACATGATCTTCTGTAAGAGGAAATATACGGTAATGTTTCACTCAGCGCTTTGCTTTGTAATTTTGTgtgatgaatatgaacaatGCATAATGAGGAATTCTACGTAAAGactgatattgataaaatgtCCCATATTTGCCATCCTATATACTCGCAGTCTATATAAGGTTCTATCGATACTACGTCCTCTCTACCAAGCGATCTTAACCCTTTTACTTATCGTAACAACAATattatttcttctatatccACAGACCagctgttcttcttctttggtaatCTATAACAAAATCTTGCCTACACCGAAAACAAAAGTGGACAAAACACCTAGACCTAAATATAAACCATTTGTAAGATTGATAGAAACCAAAGCTGATGATTTCAAACTTGATGTTGAAACTTTAGCAGTTGAACCATTTGAAGAAGTCGTTCCATTTCCTGAacttgatgaatctgaagtACCAGTCGCAGATGAGGTAGCACCCGAACCTACTGAAACAGTATTTGTAGGTTGTGAAACACCATTTAAGGAAGCAGCTAAATtgaatggtgaatttgaGTTTGAATCATAAAAATCTAATAAAATATGATTTGGATTTCTACCCCATAATTGTAAACAATTATTTACATGATAACCAATTGTACCTTGTTCAGTTGATGAATCACCATTATTAGTTGTTGTTACTTGATCTTTATTTGGTATCCAAAATTGTGTACTACCTAAAGAATATGATGTATCTAAATAATGATTAATTAAATACATTTGTGAACTTGCTTGACCTGATGTTCTATTTACATTACAtccaaatgaattatcaactaCATTGAAAGCATCTTCCCACATATTActaaattcatcaattaattttgGTTCAGTAGTAAAATCGGCTTGATAATCTAAAAATGCAACTATATTGGTTTTTGCATCGATCAGAGAACCTAATGTAGGCCATTCACTTAATGCaattgctgatgatgatggttggtACAAGTATTGTGAAATTCCAGATGATGTTAAAATGGGTGAATAAGTTGaaacaggtaaattttcAGGATTCGTTAAAACTATAGTAACGACTAAACACATATAACCAAGTCAAGCCAAGGTCAGAAGAGGCGCATTCTGCAATGTGATATGAAGCAACGCATACTCACCATCATTAGGATTCGATGATATCCATGAGACTACTTTTTTGAAGTAATCTTCCAACAATCCACCATCTTGTAAAGACTGATATATGAGAATACTCCAATTATCAGTTTTGCCTTTAGATTGAAGGTATCTATACGCTTTCATCACTTACGCAAGAAGTATGACAAAGATGTACCCCATCTGTAGCATTATGTCTATGAGAATGTTCTGGTCAGCCAATAGAACATTGTACATCCTGCAATGACTTACGCTTGAAGTTGTAAAGTCCTAATACCATCGTTCTGAGAAGTTCAGACATAATCAGTcactatttcttctttctaatcGACCATGTTACACCAACTCACCAATTGAGCAgtaacatctttatcttgattatcagCTATACTATCTCCTACAGCATAACTATCATGTGCACCTATGAAAGTGACATTTGAGTATAATCTTGAACACAATTCTGCATGTCCATTACAGGTATCTGCCGCTGAAGTTAAAGTTGATCCAAGTAATGCCAAGGCAGTGAGAGGAAGTAAAGAGAACATGCTGTCTATTCGACTTTGCTTGATTCTGttgtttaggtttagatttgCAAAGAGACGAGGGAGAATATataaaaatgaaagaacaatttatctaaattctATCTCGTTTGGCTGATAATCACAGTGTTATAAATCCTATGGCTATGCAATAGCGGAGGAGTTGGTAAAATTCCAAAGCGTTATTTTGAGATACGGGAAACACTAAGAGAATATTGTTGAAAGAGTTTGAGTTATGATCGTTTTGTTGGTTGCTTGGACCTTTTGGGTTTTTTTATCGAAAATACGTAGTTCTTGTGGTAAATTCCGTTCCAAACCTCCTTTCAAGCCTGATTTCTCGATAATCTAGTTTCGTTACAATGGATTTCATGTATAGTGTGTGAAAACGATCGTGATGATTCTCTCCAATGTTATAACATATATCAGAGGGTTAATTTGATAATGCGCTGTATAATGGGCGAGTATGAAAAGTCAATGCTATGCTTAAAATGCTGCGATCATCTTGCTgtgaaaataaacaaaaaatcaaacaataataacaaacGCGCTTTGTGACTTCATGCTTAGCGCTTGGCCACTTGATAACCCTGACCATGCGTGTAACACGTGCTTGTACCTCTCAAAGAACAATACCAAAGAAGAGATTAAGCTCTCCAGCTTTTGCCGCTCAAGTATCCTAAAAATGCACAATCCCCCTTTTACAGTAGAGCAATAGGTAATCGAAGTTTGAATCTTTGCTCGTGATATAGAAAATCTTGGTCAATAAACCACCGTTGGCTAGATGAAGGATAGCTATAATAGTGGCTGCCTTGAGCTTTAGAATGCAGATTATGGTGTCGACCCGTAAATATGAAACCAAGATCCATAGACGTCCTGCCCCGCTGATTGATAGGTAGATCATCTGATCACTTGTGTATCCCCATTACAAATGCAGATCCAAGTAACAGAATGGCTCAAAACAAACGGCATATGCTACATAAATAGCaataccaacaacaacaaacgTTCCTCTTTGGGAGATACCGACATCCTTGTTTTGTTGTCGCGTTTCAAGCTCCATTCTGCTAGCGCTCCAGCCGATCTAATCCCCAAAGAATTGGGTACGACATCAACAATTAAAACTGAACCTCGTGGCACTCGCTACTAACCACGTCATAATCTAAAACGGCCGAATACATAACAACATAAAGTTCTCGActtttttggttgtttttccttcttcaaacCACCCCATACATTACCATTTTGTTTATAACTTACTAATACATACAACAACATTCATGACATAGCATTACATTATACTTGCAAGACACTCATTTCAACTACCTTTCACAAGCCTTCGTCGATCAATTACTCTTCTATACTCCACACCAAGCAACATACATCAACTCTCCAACACACGTTCCATCGCCACCTCCTTACTATTCGGAGGTAGTTTGCCAACATGACAGCGCTTTCACCCTTTAGGTATTTTGCTGTAGCGAGATACCTAGTACATAGATGGGTGGattcaataccttcaatcAAAGGTAAAGGCAAAGCAAAAGCAATTCAACACTTgagaagatataaagatgGCCATATAACACGATCAACAGCCGTCGAGACTCATCATACCCCTTCAAGTCAACATGATATGCCTTTAGCTGGACCTTCACGTCTATCACATCCTTCAAACCaacatcacaatcacaatcataaTAACCACAATCATAAACATCGTAAACCAAATGTGAAATTCCCTAAATTAGCTCCGGATCCAAAATGGCCTGATGGACCAAAGGATATTTTTAGATTAATGAATGATGAGAGGTTGATGGTTAGTTCGAGATTGAAACCGCCACGGGAAACTGTCGTACTGTGTCATGGTGAGTTCTACGTacttcaaaatcaaacgTCAATTCCTGTCTAGCAGGAGTCCTCGCATTGTGTTTTGAGCGCCCTTCTACCTATTTTGCGTACTTTACAGACCAGGCTGATTCCATTAATCTCAAACAGGCTTGTATGGTTTTTCCACAGCTACTCCAATACCCCTTTTTCCTTCTCTAAAGTTGCACTATTGGGCAAATGTACTAGACATAATACGGGATCAGATAGGAGCGAATGTAGTGGTCGTGGGGGTAAAAGGGTAAGTTAGTCATATCATTCTTCGCTAATTACGCTTTACTGACCTACCATACCATATTGTAGAACCGGATCAGTCA
Encoded proteins:
- a CDS encoding 50S ribosomal protein L3 — encoded protein: MRSILRTIQKPFSRGLATVSEVSEPIASSSSSSSSTPNIISNAVGKWTPHTMRTGLIARKRGMTALWDQDGRRWPVTVLQVDSNQVVRVSPPPSTSPLLHTLQIGSSNRSEKTTPSQQLGHFKKAGVEPKYKLKEFQVTQDALLQVGTELNAAHFVPGQYVDVQGITIGKGFQGVMKRYGFRGLKASHGVSVKHRSGGSIGQNQDPGRVIPNKKMPGHMGNVTRTTQNLLVHKIDNLLNLIYVRGSVPGTDDSFLSIIDSKKSVLSKSKLSLKKGKPENEWLSNNVTSLPTPAGTKDRIQKENWPSVVEWKGEGWSEK